The genomic interval CATACGGTGTTTTGTTTGTGACCATAATTGACTCATAGGCTGTCTTTTTATCGCTCTCATGGATGAGTAACTCTTCATACAGTTTTTCACCAGGACGAAGCCCTGTAAATTCAATCACAATCTCTTTTTTACCCGAGAGATCGATCATTTTTTGTGCCAAATCAGCAATTTTGACAGGCTCTCCCATATCCAAGATAAAAAGCTCTCCGTTCTCGCCGATAGCCCCTGTTTGAAGCACCAATTCACACGCTTCGGGAATGAGCATAAAATAACGCGTAATTTCAGGATGCGTTACCGTAATAGGTCCGCCTTTTTCAATTTGCGCCTTAAACTTTGGAATCACAGAACCGCTACTGCCAAGAACATTGCCAAAACGAACAGCTACGATGTGTGTTTTTTTCGCATCCACATTTTGAGCATAAAGTTCGCAAATGCGTTTGGTCGTCCCCATAACGTTCGTTGGTCGTACCGCTTTATCGGTAGAGATTAAAATAAATTTTTGAACTCCATGCTTGATCGAAAGATCAATACAAATTTTTGTTCCTAAGACATTGTTTAAAATGCCCTCTTCCACATTGGATTCGACCAAAGGAACATGTTTGTAAGCAGCTGCATGCACGACAATTTCAGGTTTATACGTATCAAAAGCTTTATCCATTAAGGATTCATTCAGCACACTTTGCATAATCGGTACCAATTTATCGCTTTGCAACTCTTCCATCAATTGATACAGATTAAATTCACTGTGATCAATCAAGATGAGCTTTCTAGCTCCATATTTAAGGCATTGGCGAACAATCTCACTGCCAATACTTCCCCCAGCTCCCGTGATCATAACTGTTTTACCCTTGATAAACTGCGAAATTTTCATTTTATCAAGATCTTTAGGATGCCTTGCTAAAAGATCCTCAACCGTAATCTCTTTAAGTTGATGGGATAAAAAAGTATCCGATAAAATCGTATCTAAGGAAGGTAAGATTTTAATCTCATGAAAATAAGGTCTGAGCTCTTCATAAATTGCATTGATGTTTTTTGCAGATGTGGAAGGGATCGCGATTAAAAGAAGATCGTATTTATTTTCACTCAATTTTTCTTTGAGCTCATCTTTTGAGATAATACGAACACTATCAATGCTACGCTTTTGAAGCCTTATGTCATCATCCACAAAATAACGCATTTTATACGCTGTATTGCGGTACTCTTCTTCAAGTTTTAAACCTGATTTCCCCGCACCATAAATCACCAATGTTTTATCTTTATGGGTACGACTATGGTTGATCCAAAAATAGTAGAGGTACATCACAAAGGTGATCGAAAAAAGATAAAAGAAAAGCTCTGAGAGCATGAGCGATAAACGAACATGGGTATAAAACAGTGGCGCATAAACACAAAAGGCGACAATATAAACAAGACTTTTCAATAAAAAAGTCTTTTGTGTCACTTTTGACCAAGAGAGTGAATAGTCTTTAAAAAGAAATATGGAAGCGATAATACGTACAACAATGACCACACCAATCACTTCAAATTGCACAGGATAATGAAAAATCCAATAGGTCCATAAAAAGGTAATGAATGTTAATGTGATGATGACTAAAAGATTTAAAATGCGTTTATCAATTGCAAACATTATTCAAACTTCTTTCGTTTATCCACCATCTTCACAGCACCGTAAAGCACTAAAATTGCTACCATAAAATACCCCATTGCGTTGCTTGGTTGAGTGAACGCACTATACCCTAAAATCAATAAAACAAGATTAATTCCAAGTGCAAAAAAGACAACGCGATCATGCAAAATGCCACTTTGTACCAAACGCTGATAAGCATGCTTACGGTGCGCTTGTGAAAGTTTTTCGTGATTTTTGTATCGACGTATAAGCGTGAGGGTTGCATCAAACCAAAAAAGACCAAAAAGAATAATCCAAATAAAAATGGAAAATCCACTGTTTTGATAATAAAGGGCAAAAATAGCAACCGTATAACCCAAAAGTGTACTGCCAACATCACCCATGAAAATTTTAGCCCTATGCCAATTCCAAACTAAAAACCCAGCGACAGAAGCTACTAAAATTAAGAAATGATCCCCTCCGAACAAGAGCCATCCTGCGATGGCTAAAAAGATCGCTTCACTTCCAGCATAACCGTCAATGCCATCCAAAAAATTATAGAGGTTGATAAACCACATGATTCCCAAAAAAGCTAAAACATTGGTTATCAATGGATTTTCAATCATCCAAAACCCAAAATCAATTTGCTCAAGTCCACCAAGTACATAAAGCCCTGCAACACTGACACCCGCTTGCACCAAGAGCCTTAATTTTGGCGATAATTCATACAGATCATCAAAATAACTTACAACCGAGAGCAAACTTCCACACAGTAGCGCATAAAATAAGGTGGGCTCAATTTCTTTACATGTAAAAAGATAAACAAGCCCTAAGAACCATGTCACAGCAATAGCAATGCCTCCACCATGCGGTGTTGGTGTTGTATGAGAGCTACGCTCATTAACTGTGGCAAGTAATGATTTTTTAAGAGCATATGTGCGAATAAGGTAGGTTAAAAAAAGTGAAGCCATAAAGATAAAAAGATAAATCATTGCACAGTACCTTGTATCATCATGGCAATACCTTCCTGCGTCGAATAAGGGTTTTTGAAATGTAAAACTTCTTTTGTCCTGCTGTTATCTACGGCTAAACTCTCAAATAATCTTTTATAAAAAGAGGGCTTAACCCATTTTAGAAATCTCGCAAACAAAGGTAGTTGGATCAAAAAAAGTTTTTTCTTTTTAGCTTTGGCAAGTTCTTGTATTAACTCCGTAGTCGAAAGAGGTACATCATCACCTGCTAAAAAGATACCGCCTTTGCATTGATCTATAATCGTATCAAGTAATGCACATAAATTCCCAATAAAAACGAGACTCCGTTTATTATCAATACCATCTAGAGGCAAGAGTGGCATTGTGTCAATCAGTTTGATCAAATTGTGCATATTTGCTTTAACACCACTACCATAAACAATAGGCGTACGGATAATAGAAACAACAAAATTTTCATCAGCCAATTTTTGAAGCTCTTGCTCAGCTTTCAATTTAGTTCTACCATAAGCATCTTCAGGGAAACATGGGCTTGTTTCGGTATATGCAATAGCACTCTCTTCACCATACACTTTAACCGTACTCATAAAAATAAACTGTTTAACGCCATTCTCTTTTGCTTTATGCGCTAACTGTAGCGTCTGATCAACATTGACTTTCTCATAAGCCATATCACTTGCTCCGCCCATCTGATGCACTAATGCGGAGAGATGAATGACTATCTCCACATCGTTTACATGTAAAGTTTCCACCTCATCATTGACAAAAGAAAAAGGCTGAATAGCATATTTTGAAGCATACTGCTTTTGAAAATAACTCCCAATAAAGCCACGAGCTCCTGTTAATATAAGATTCATTTTTGACCGCCAAAAATACTTATCAAAAGGCACGCAAAGAAAAATAAATATTTATCTTTGGGCTTCCTTCGACATTTTTGTGCATGCCAAGCGAGCTTAAAAAAGCCAATTTTATCTAAAGGCGACCATTCCTTCACAAACGGTTGTTCACCCATGCCTATAATAATAGCAATTGTTTTCGCTTGAGCAATTGCACCACCAAATAAAATTTTTTTCAAGCGATACAAAAAAGCTTTCAACCCTTGATTGACGCCAACTTGATTGTTTGTATGTTGACGATATCGCATACTTGGCTTTTCCTCAATTACCCAATGAAAACCATTAGCTCTTGCATATGCATAGCAAAACCAATCATGCAACCATAGAGTATTAACCAAATCCCATTTTTGACAAATACACTGCTTTACATGTACTGCTAAAGCCTGTGTTAGAACATAGGTACATCCAGGACCTGCTGCTTCAAAGAGGTAATCATACTGACATTGTGGCTGTGACTTTACAATCAACTTTTCACGTCCATCTTCCCAAAAGGCTAAGACATTGCTAGAATATCCATCAGATTTTGTTTCATTTAATTTTTGGATTGCGCGACTTAACTTATCTTGGTACCAAATATCATCCTGATCTGCAAAAGCAATAAAATCATACGGCGTAAAATCAACATCACGAATAAGACGAAAGAAGTTTTTTGCGGCACCTCCAAAACGACCTATATCCTCTAATATCATTATTTGAGAGTTATCGGGATAAGACGCTTCTATCCATTCTCGTGTTCCATCGCGTGATGTATCAATACTAAGAAAAATCGTTACCTCAACATCTTTTTGATTTAGAATACTGTCAATCTGCTCTTTTATGTAGGCTTTCCCATTGTAAGCCGCTAGCAAAATAGCAATAGCAGGGTTAGTCATGCTTTTCACCTAAAAGGATTTCAAAAAGTTCTTGCCATGTATGAGAAGCAATACCTTTTGGCTTTTCATTCACATGAGGTTCATACACCAATGTTTCATCGATATACTGTTTGATTAAATTGGCTAAAGAAAAGGCATCTTGTGGCGGAAAGAATTGCACTTTATCATATGAGCCCACCGTTTCATGCGCATATTCCAGATCAGCAGCAAAGATTGGTTTTTGAAACATTTTAAATTCACTGATTGGCAATCCCCATGTTTCAAGTTTAGAAGGGAAGATCAAACCATCTGCTAATTGATACAAACTGAACACTTTATCTCTACTCTGAAGTCCTATGAATTTTAACTCAGGAATTGAACCATAGTGTTGAACAATCCATCGCGAATATCTATTTTCGGTACCATCAACTGTTACGATAACTTCAAGCTTTGCTTTATACTTATCCTCTAAAAGCAAAATTGCTTCGGCAATGATTTCTATGTTTTTGAAAACTCTCGGAAAAGTAGGATAGAAAAAAATATGCTTTTGGTTTTGAGAAGATATCATAGGCTCTGTTTTTAAAACAATGTTTGGATAAGCAACAACGCAATTTCGAATCGGATACATTGCTCTAAATTTTTGACGAAGCCACTCTTGTTGAACAATAACAAAGTCATTTTTTTCGATATTGATCCTGTACAGCCATTTATAAAACCAACAAAAAAGTGCAAATTTTGGATCTAAGAACAACTCTTTTTTTGTAATCTTAAAAAAAGGCGATGGGTTATGACAATAGACTGCTCGTATTGAAGCTTCAACATTAGGGGTAATATCATGAAGAGACAACCAAAGATATGGTTTTAACACTTTAGATAACTTTTTAAAATACACATACTCATAGTAAAGTCGATACACATAAGACTTCGTTGATTTCGGAAATTCGATAAATTCAATGTTTGGAAAAGAAGGGAAAAGCTCTTTACTGTGCACCAAAGCATAAATTTTATAGGTTTTGGTTAAATGACCATCCAAGGCTTTGAGACAATCTTGAAATATAGAGAGTGGACCACCTTGTATAAAGTTAATCCCAGAAATTATAATCGTTTTCACACTCTAACCCACTCATTTTTTTCAAAATCAAATTGCTTAATCACTTTGGCAGGAGATCCTAGTGCAATGCTAAAAGGCGGTATATCTTTCGTGACAACAGACATCGTACCAACGATACTTCCTTTGCCTATCGTAACGCCAGGTAAAATAGATACAAATTCACCTATCCATACATCTTCTTCAACAATGACGGCAGAAGAAGAAAGAGCCCGCTCAAGAGGAGGAACCAAAGGAGAAGTGTGAATATGATTAGCGCCATAACTTCCATGATTATGATCCGTAATAAATACTTTACTCGCAATTAAAACACGATCTTTTATCGTAATAGATTCAATTGCAGCAATATGCACATAGTCATTTATCTGAACATCATTTCCTACATGTAAAACTATTTTGGGTTCACTTGGGAAGGCATCTAAACGGCACCCAACACCTGTTGTGAGTCTTTTCCCAAGATTCATATAGCGACGGCCTCGGACATAAAAAGGTAATCGAATAATCCGACTCTGCTGATAAAACAATTTCGTATAAAGATAATTCATCATTAATCGAAGCGAAAACTTATTTAAGTAGTATGAAAATAATTTCATTGTTTTAATAATTTCCATCCGTCCATTAGTGCTCGTAACAGTTCTTTACGCTCTTTTGATCCATATTGAACATATTTAATAATTCGTGTTGAATAAAAATAGAATAAGGAGATCATTTTTTGCATCAAATTAAAATTTTTACCAATAAAATAGAGGCGATTACGTGTTGTATAATAGATAGAAAAAAGACTGTTTGCACCACCTGTGCTAATGCTAACCTTATGCTGTACAATTGCTTGAGGAAAATATACGATTTTATAACCCGCTAATTGTGCTCTGTAAATAAAGTCTGTATCATCATAATAGACAAAATATTTTTCATCCATCATGCCAACTTTATGAAAAACTTCACAAGAGAGCAACATAAAACATGTTGGCGCAAATCCAATATATTCAATACTATTATAGTCTCCAACATCTTCTTCTTGATTACCCCTCATAGGTGTTAGTGCCTTGTATGTCAGGATTTCCCCACCTGCCATCCATAATTTTGATGTGCCATAATAATAAATTTTTGGCACAATAATTGGCTCATGTTTGGTTTGGGCATAATCCACCATCAATGAAATGGTCTCTTCTGGAAATTCAATGTCATTATTGAGTAAAAGTATATAATCACACTGCTCTTCTAATGCTTTGAAAATACCTTGATTATTCCCTTTTGCCACGCCTAAGTTTGCATTATTATTGATAAATTCGACAGGGATTGCATAATCCTTAGATAATCGCATTGCTTCATTGAGAGCATCATCATTGGGTGAATTATCAATCACATACAGTACATAATTCGTATAAGTCTGTTTTGAAAGACTTTCAAAAAAACCTTCCAAAACTTCTATACCATTATAGAGCACTGTTACAAGTCCTAATTTAGGTAATACACTCATTTATAGAGCCCTTTTTCTTTCATTTCAACAATACTTTTTTCATAATTATCTTCCATAATTTCCTGATTCTCAACCCATGATGTGAATCTTTTAATACCCTCTTCAAAAGAAACTTTTGGTTTAAAACCAAGTTTTTGCTCTATTTTTGTTAAATCCGCATAGTTATGTCTAATATCACCTAAACGGTAATTACCTGTTATAGTGACTTTTGAATCACTTTGATACGCATTGATCAACGTCTTTGCAACGGTTAAGACATCAATGGCTTGCCCCAGTCCAACATTAAAGACTTCACCATTAGCTTCATCTTTTTCGATGCCTAAAATGGTAGCATCAACCACATCATCCACATACACAAAATCTCTGCTTTCTAGCCCATCTTCAAAAATAGCAATATCATTGCCATTTTTAATTCGTGTTGAGAATATGGAAAGTATGCCAGTATATGGATTTGAAAGTGACTGCCCTGCACCATAGACATTTTGATACCTAAAGGCAACAGAAGGAATACCTAAAGATTGCCCCATCAACATAAACATTTGCTCTTGAACATGTTTGGTAATGCCATAAATAGAAGTAGGATGGATTTTACTCTCTTCATCGGTTGGCTGTAAAGTAACTTCATGTTGACAATAAGGACATTGAACACCAAAATTCCCATGTGCCATATCATTATCAAGTCTCGCAATAGGATAAACTGTACCATGTTCTTTACATGTATACTTTCCTTCACCATAAATCGCCCGTGAAGATGCAACAACAATTTTTTTGACACTATGTGTTTCATTTGCCAAAATATCTAAAAAGATAGAAGTACCTTTGACATTAACATCGGTGTATTTTTCTATCTCATACATGGATTGTCCCGTGCCTGTTTCAGCAGCTAAATGCACCACTACATCAATGTTTTCTAATGCTTTTTTCCAATCATCATAATTTAAAACCGTACCGTGAATAAAGTTGGCTTTGTCTTTAATAGAGTGATATAAAGGAGAATTTTCACTGTGAATTTGAGGCGAAAGATTATCAAGAACTGTAACGCTATAACCTTTTTCAATCAACTTTAAACTTAAATTTGAACCGATAAAACCTGCTCCACCTGTGATTAAGATATGTTTATATTTCATCTTTAAAATTTCCTTTAGCATCTGTTTTTTCCCACTGTTTTGTTATAACATCATAACGTTTTACAATCTTTGCAGGGATTCCAACAATGACACAGTAATCAGGAAATTCACCTCTGACTACGGCGTTGGCACCTACCACACAATGTTTCCCGAGAATAGTACCTGCTTGAATTTTGACGCCACTTCCAAGAAAACAATTTTCACCAATTTTTGTTTTCTTTACATGTAAAGCTTGCTGTGCGATGGGAACATTCAAAGTTTGATAGTTATGGTCTATGTCAGTTATCATAACATCGAATAAAAGCGTTGTATTTCTCCCAACTATTAGCTCATCTGCAGCCGTTATATGACATCGCTGTTCTATCGAAACACCTTCTTCAAGAATCAGATGTGGTGTAAAGATTTGATTGCCTTTTTGGGCGATACACTCAAGCCTTGCATGGTCACGAACAATCACACGATCTTTAAGTGTGATATAGTGAGCATTTTTGAGTAACAATGGATTTTTAATAATGCACGATTTTCCCAATGCTTTTAATGCATACTTATACAAAGTATACGTTTTGACTTTTGCCCATACTAAAGCAAGATAATTGCATTTTTCATAAAAAGGTAATTGCAAAAAGAGCATTATTTTTTGAATCATGCCATATTTTCCAAAATAAGATCACGATGCTTATCATTAGCTTCTTCAATGGTTGCTGTGGATAAATCATGATTTTTCTCATACACTTTCATATTTTTCACAAAAGCATAAAAAATCATTAATAGCGTTAGAGAAAGCCCCGCGAATCCTGCCTTGTAACCTTTTTTTAAAATATACTGTTTTAGAAAGTAGTATCCAACTAAAGCCAAAGGATACCATAGTCCTTTTTTCTCGGTATAACCAAAGCGCATTTCAGTCTCAGTATATCTATTAATGACATTCAGATACGATGCTGCCGTATTACTAATAAAATGATGTACAAAAAAAGCACCTTCTAAATAATAAACTTTCTCCGAAGGAACAATACATTTACCAAAACCATGAATAGGATTGTCGGTAAAATCAATCGCATGCTTTTTAAATATTTTATTGGTGCGAGCATTAAAAGCATCATGACAGAATTGACCATAAAAATAATTTTTACGATCAATGCTAATCACTTCATAACGATTAGATGCAATAATTTTTTGAATTTCAACCAATGTTTTTTGATCAAGCATTTCATCTGCAAAACCAAAATACAACCATTCCGTCGAAATTTGATCGTAGAGAAAATCTACCAATTCCTGATTTTCAACATATTCATATTCTTTTTCTCTTGTAAATACTTTGCACCCATAACGATGCGCTATTTCTGTCGTTTTATCGGTTGATTTGTTATCTGCTAGTAGGATTTCACCAAATTGTTGAAAGTTCTTTATAACGCGCTCAATACGCTTCTCTTCATTAAACGTAAAAATAACAAATGTAAGATTATTCAATTTCACATCCTTTTTTGTATTTATAAAATACTAAGTAGATCATATAGATAACGACGCCTAACTGCGAAAATATAATAGGAAGACCGATTGTCCAAACTGAAAAAATATTCAAAAAATATAAAAATCCAAAAGAGACGATAAACGTTATTAACCCTGCCCATGAGGCTACAATCGTTTTTGCGGTTAAGTTATGAATCATAAGATAAATAGATAGACCACCTATTATCATATTGCTTCCTTCCGCTAATATCCCATAAAAAATTAAATAGGAATATTGAGAAAAAAATGAGTTTGTTAGTAGTGTAACAATTTCTTTTGAAAAAAATGTACTAACCAAAATGACTACTAAAATAACACCAAATGCTATTTTAGTATATCCAAAGATATCTTTTCCATTTGTTTTATAGAGATTTGGAACAAATAATTGTGAATAAATAACAGATGCTGCATTCATGCCACTTTGCCCCACATTTGATACGGTTGTATATAACCCCATAATTTCAATATAGCCTAGCGGCGCCAACAATACCCTATAGCCCTGCATTTGGATCCAATTGATAATGGCGCTAATGGATATAGGATATGAAAAGTGAAAGACTTCTTGAGAGCTAAACGTAGCTTTTTCAGGTATTAAATACTCTTCTTTTTTCCGTAAAAGTAAATATAAAATGACACTTATACAAAAAGTTGCTAATATCGTTGCCACTAATAAAAGAACTGCTGAAGCATTAAAATATTGAATCAGTAATAAGAAAAAACTTATCTTTATAAATCCTTCTCCAACAAGTGTATAAATGGCATTTCGCCTATAATCCAAATTATTTAAAAAGCCACGGACTACTGTATTAAAATAGAATAATGGTGATAATAAGAAAATGAGTAATACAGTAAAAAGTAAAGAAGAATCAATAAAAAATATTGTACATTCAGTAAGCACCATTAAAAATACAACAATATAAAATATCTGTTTATTAAGTGGTAAAAATGACCTTAATGATTTTTGTGCTGACTTTAAATAATGTAACTTTGATTGCTGAAAATAATCTAAAGGAACTAATAAAAAAGCATTGATTGAATATGAAAGCGTAACCAAAAGATAATATATTCCTAACTCATAAACACTTAAATAGTTTGAATACAATTTCAAAAATACGAGTTGCAGTACAATACTGAGACTTCTAAAAAATATAATTTCAAAAAATACTACTTTATTGATCGTCATGCTCAATAACTTGTAATATAACATTTAGAAATATAAATAATCATCGACAAAATTTATCTCTTAGAAATAATGAAATCACAAATTTTCTGAATCATATACGCTATAGCATCATCGCCCATTCCAGGGTAAAGTCCAATCCAAAAACTATCATTCATAATCTTGTCTGTATTTGGAAGTAACCCTACAGTTCTATAGTCTTTATCTTTTTCAAGTGACTCAAATAGGGGATGTCGTAGCATATTACCAGCAAACAGATTGCGCGTTTGAATATTGTTGTTTTCAAGGTATTCGACGAGATCATTACGAGAAAACTTCACACCTTCCTTCAGTGTCATTATAAAACCAAACCAGCTTGGATCACTCAGTGGTTGCGTCTCAACAAAGGTTAATTCTTGAACATCTTTGAGTCCATTGTAAAGCTTTTTAAAATTCTCTTTCCTTTTTTCGACGAAACTAGGGAATTTCTCCAGTTGCGCACATCCAACGGCTGCTTGCATGTCTGAAACTTTGAGATTAAAGCCAAAATGGCTATAGACGTATTTATGGTCATACCCTTGAGGTAAACTTCCAA from Sulfurospirillum multivorans DSM 12446 carries:
- the pglF gene encoding UDP-N-acetylglucosamine 4,6-dehydratase (configuration-retaining), which encodes MFAIDKRILNLLVIITLTFITFLWTYWIFHYPVQFEVIGVVIVVRIIASIFLFKDYSLSWSKVTQKTFLLKSLVYIVAFCVYAPLFYTHVRLSLMLSELFFYLFSITFVMYLYYFWINHSRTHKDKTLVIYGAGKSGLKLEEEYRNTAYKMRYFVDDDIRLQKRSIDSVRIISKDELKEKLSENKYDLLLIAIPSTSAKNINAIYEELRPYFHEIKILPSLDTILSDTFLSHQLKEITVEDLLARHPKDLDKMKISQFIKGKTVMITGAGGSIGSEIVRQCLKYGARKLILIDHSEFNLYQLMEELQSDKLVPIMQSVLNESLMDKAFDTYKPEIVVHAAAYKHVPLVESNVEEGILNNVLGTKICIDLSIKHGVQKFILISTDKAVRPTNVMGTTKRICELYAQNVDAKKTHIVAVRFGNVLGSSGSVIPKFKAQIEKGGPITVTHPEITRYFMLIPEACELVLQTGAIGENGELFILDMGEPVKIADLAQKMIDLSGKKEIVIEFTGLRPGEKLYEELLIHESDKKTAYESIMVTNKTPYAIDKLCTDIEELFTCNDKIAKLKEIVPEFNHNAH
- a CDS encoding MraY family glycosyltransferase; this translates as MIYLFIFMASLFLTYLIRTYALKKSLLATVNERSSHTTPTPHGGGIAIAVTWFLGLVYLFTCKEIEPTLFYALLCGSLLSVVSYFDDLYELSPKLRLLVQAGVSVAGLYVLGGLEQIDFGFWMIENPLITNVLAFLGIMWFINLYNFLDGIDGYAGSEAIFLAIAGWLLFGGDHFLILVASVAGFLVWNWHRAKIFMGDVGSTLLGYTVAIFALYYQNSGFSIFIWIILFGLFWFDATLTLIRRYKNHEKLSQAHRKHAYQRLVQSGILHDRVVFFALGINLVLLILGYSAFTQPSNAMGYFMVAILVLYGAVKMVDKRKKFE
- a CDS encoding NAD-dependent epimerase/dehydratase family protein, producing the protein MNLILTGARGFIGSYFQKQYASKYAIQPFSFVNDEVETLHVNDVEIVIHLSALVHQMGGASDMAYEKVNVDQTLQLAHKAKENGVKQFIFMSTVKVYGEESAIAYTETSPCFPEDAYGRTKLKAEQELQKLADENFVVSIIRTPIVYGSGVKANMHNLIKLIDTMPLLPLDGIDNKRSLVFIGNLCALLDTIIDQCKGGIFLAGDDVPLSTTELIQELAKAKKKKLFLIQLPLFARFLKWVKPSFYKRLFESLAVDNSRTKEVLHFKNPYSTQEGIAMMIQGTVQ
- a CDS encoding glycosyltransferase; translated protein: MTNPAIAILLAAYNGKAYIKEQIDSILNQKDVEVTIFLSIDTSRDGTREWIEASYPDNSQIMILEDIGRFGGAAKNFFRLIRDVDFTPYDFIAFADQDDIWYQDKLSRAIQKLNETKSDGYSSNVLAFWEDGREKLIVKSQPQCQYDYLFEAAGPGCTYVLTQALAVHVKQCICQKWDLVNTLWLHDWFCYAYARANGFHWVIEEKPSMRYRQHTNNQVGVNQGLKAFLYRLKKILFGGAIAQAKTIAIIIGMGEQPFVKEWSPLDKIGFFKLAWHAQKCRRKPKDKYLFFFACLLISIFGGQK
- a CDS encoding glycosyltransferase, producing MKTIIISGINFIQGGPLSIFQDCLKALDGHLTKTYKIYALVHSKELFPSFPNIEFIEFPKSTKSYVYRLYYEYVYFKKLSKVLKPYLWLSLHDITPNVEASIRAVYCHNPSPFFKITKKELFLDPKFALFCWFYKWLYRINIEKNDFVIVQQEWLRQKFRAMYPIRNCVVAYPNIVLKTEPMISSQNQKHIFFYPTFPRVFKNIEIIAEAILLLEDKYKAKLEVIVTVDGTENRYSRWIVQHYGSIPELKFIGLQSRDKVFSLYQLADGLIFPSKLETWGLPISEFKMFQKPIFAADLEYAHETVGSYDKVQFFPPQDAFSLANLIKQYIDETLVYEPHVNEKPKGIASHTWQELFEILLGEKHD
- a CDS encoding LbetaH domain-containing protein encodes the protein MNLGKRLTTGVGCRLDAFPSEPKIVLHVGNDVQINDYVHIAAIESITIKDRVLIASKVFITDHNHGSYGANHIHTSPLVPPLERALSSSAVIVEEDVWIGEFVSILPGVTIGKGSIVGTMSVVTKDIPPFSIALGSPAKVIKQFDFEKNEWVRV
- a CDS encoding glycosyltransferase family 2 protein, which codes for MSVLPKLGLVTVLYNGIEVLEGFFESLSKQTYTNYVLYVIDNSPNDDALNEAMRLSKDYAIPVEFINNNANLGVAKGNNQGIFKALEEQCDYILLLNNDIEFPEETISLMVDYAQTKHEPIIVPKIYYYGTSKLWMAGGEILTYKALTPMRGNQEEDVGDYNSIEYIGFAPTCFMLLSCEVFHKVGMMDEKYFVYYDDTDFIYRAQLAGYKIVYFPQAIVQHKVSISTGGANSLFSIYYTTRNRLYFIGKNFNLMQKMISLFYFYSTRIIKYVQYGSKERKELLRALMDGWKLLKQ
- a CDS encoding SDR family NAD(P)-dependent oxidoreductase produces the protein MKYKHILITGGAGFIGSNLSLKLIEKGYSVTVLDNLSPQIHSENSPLYHSIKDKANFIHGTVLNYDDWKKALENIDVVVHLAAETGTGQSMYEIEKYTDVNVKGTSIFLDILANETHSVKKIVVASSRAIYGEGKYTCKEHGTVYPIARLDNDMAHGNFGVQCPYCQHEVTLQPTDEESKIHPTSIYGITKHVQEQMFMLMGQSLGIPSVAFRYQNVYGAGQSLSNPYTGILSIFSTRIKNGNDIAIFEDGLESRDFVYVDDVVDATILGIEKDEANGEVFNVGLGQAIDVLTVAKTLINAYQSDSKVTITGNYRLGDIRHNYADLTKIEQKLGFKPKVSFEEGIKRFTSWVENQEIMEDNYEKSIVEMKEKGLYK
- a CDS encoding acyltransferase — its product is MIQKIMLFLQLPFYEKCNYLALVWAKVKTYTLYKYALKALGKSCIIKNPLLLKNAHYITLKDRVIVRDHARLECIAQKGNQIFTPHLILEEGVSIEQRCHITAADELIVGRNTTLLFDVMITDIDHNYQTLNVPIAQQALHVKKTKIGENCFLGSGVKIQAGTILGKHCVVGANAVVRGEFPDYCVIVGIPAKIVKRYDVITKQWEKTDAKGNFKDEI
- a CDS encoding glycosyltransferase, which translates into the protein MNNLTFVIFTFNEEKRIERVIKNFQQFGEILLADNKSTDKTTEIAHRYGCKVFTREKEYEYVENQELVDFLYDQISTEWLYFGFADEMLDQKTLVEIQKIIASNRYEVISIDRKNYFYGQFCHDAFNARTNKIFKKHAIDFTDNPIHGFGKCIVPSEKVYYLEGAFFVHHFISNTAASYLNVINRYTETEMRFGYTEKKGLWYPLALVGYYFLKQYILKKGYKAGFAGLSLTLLMIFYAFVKNMKVYEKNHDLSTATIEEANDKHRDLILENMA